In Leptodactylus fuscus isolate aLepFus1 chromosome 9, aLepFus1.hap2, whole genome shotgun sequence, the genomic window GTTGGGGAGCACGTGCATCACGACTGCTATAGAAGTAATAGGGGTAGCCGTGAACGTACTGCCCATACACTGGACTTGGAGGCTGTTGCAACAGCTTATCTGTTTGGGGGTTGGCTGTTGGACCCTGACAAAAGacccggaccctgcacagatcagatgTTCTAGCAGCCTTCAGGGGGCATGTCCACTGCTACCCCTCTCACTTGAACAGTAACGGTGCTGTGCGCACATCCCGTTCCAACACCTGGAGGCTGCtacagcagctgatctgtgtggggtttggGGTTCAGACCTTGACAGATCACATAAagatgacctgtcctgtggatcggtcatcagtatgaaaaattgttTTGGGTCTGAAAATCCctgtaaggcttcatgcacacaactgtgtgcGGTGTCCGTGTGCCGTCTTTCTCTTGGCTATCACActgagccattcatttctatggccccatatacacGACCATGCATTTTCACAATCCGGTGTATGGGGTCGTGAGCAAGGACAGGTCGtgttcctgtccattttgcagaccGTGCTTATTGCCCCCACTGAATGGGCCACAGAAGCATGGGCGTCACATGAATGACATCTGTGCAGCGGCCGTGCCGTTCAATCACAGCCAGTGACAGTCGTGTTTACAGCCGCCTTAGCCTGAGGCCGCACGTTGTAGAGAAGCTGTGACTTTGTTGCAGTTGATTTCACTTGGGCTATTCAGATCAACGTATTTTCGACTGTTTGTATTTCACGGATCCCGCGATAGAATTGGGTCTGAGGGTTTTGTGATAGTGGCTGCCCCACGGAGGCAAAACAGTCATGAAGCAGTGATTGTAGGAGTCTGTACACCGCTTTTACTGTATAGCCCATTggttgataacagagaacaatagtttGTACTCAACCACCCAGCAGAAAGAGATCCCTGAGGACGTGGTGACACACCATTCTGTACATAGTGTTGGTGTATTCTGCACTAGGAGTACTGTTACTATAACCCATCCCAGTACAGGGATCATCCACTTTCATCGGTTACAgtctacaacccccagcatgcacgCTTTTGTCTGTTCATAAATGTGAATGGAGCAAActaagttgtagtttcacaacaagtGCTGAAGGTTGCAGAGCCCTGTAGAATATAGGAATCCTGACCTCTGCTCACATTTGCATTTCAAGGCTCCATCACAGGTTCAGTTACATCTTCATGTATTTTTGATGACAAAAGTTGTGCAACCCCAATGGACCTGATTATTTATAGAGCTATAGCATGGTGGTTCTCAATCTGTAACACTCCagatgttgtgaaactacaactctcagcatgtacTGACCTTTTCCGGACCCAAATGGAGGACCACAACAGCCACTGCAGGGATTAGAGGGTGTTCTCATCTCTTATAGGGATTGTATAAATTATCACTTTATGGTCAGTGCGGTTCTACGTCTAGAATCCTGTAAATGGAGGGCTCTAAGACCTGACCGAGTGtttaggtggggggggggggggggcattttataTATATCCCCATTGTTTTAGTTGGGGTTCTATTCCATCAGGACCTGCTCTATAGTCACCAGTGTGGAGCATCGGAAGCCCCCTCAGACTGCGCACCCTGTTGTGTCAATGGGGCCTCAATCATCACAACGTTCCCTTGACTGTATTTCCCTGTGCCCTGATGAGTGCATAGTACAGGGGCCTGGTGGTGCCCCCTGCAGTTCCCTGCGCAGCCAGGTGGGTGGCGGTGCCTCTATCAGAGAATACATAGAAGGGGATACATTTTTGTGGTCTGTTCATTCTCAAGATTAGCAGGGGGCTACTAGAGGTTGAACTAGGGCTAAGAAATTAATCGAAAAAAAAGTTTGCTCATTTAATCAGTGTGAACTTgaccacataataataataaattttattttaatttatttatttatttttatttatttatagcgccaacatattccgcagcgctgtacaatttgtagggttcaaatacagacagaaagatacattacaaagaaagtcatttcacacaatgggactgagggccctgctcgcaggagcttacaatctatgaggtagagggggtgacacaagaggtagcaggggcggcattgcttatacaggggtcagtcaATGTTGtaagagaggtgactgtcattacacaaacctaaaactttatgagccggcACCAGACGTGACCTTTAACGTGtctggagcttggacatatagagttagcctgaaatggcatcatatcatgtggggtaatgtgggagcggggacagaggagggttacattttggggaccaCATCAATTATTTTAACTATTTTTGCATCCACGATATCCTGTGTCACACTGCCAGGGGCTAAAGGCCATGTCACTGACTACACGATCAAATCAGGATTGCCAAGATGTAAATAACTGAAATGGAAAATTCAGTGGGATGAGACAGAAATTGGGCGTGTCAAGTAAAAAAAGAGGAGTGGTCTAATATTGTTTTATAATCAATGTAAAATGTTTTAATTGTGACTTTGCTTTGGGTGGCCCTATCATAGGGATAGCTTGTCCTATAAATTTGCCCTAACTTAGTTTGGACTATTGCTTTTATGTAACCCAATAATGTGCCAAGAGAAGATACTTTCTACAATTACAGGTTTTACCAAAAGAGGGTTTGCCCTGATGGGACAGAAATACATCCGAATTGTATAAGGTCAGATGGATCCCATCAGTGTTCCCATCTATCACTATAATCCAGGGTTTCCTGCTTACCCCTTCTTTCTTGACATGTCGTGTCCGGCCTTTTATTTATTCCTGTCTCTATAAGATGTGGTCAGTTTTGGCAAATGCTTGGCGTCTCCCCAGTCACATGGCATCAGAACCAGCCGTAGAGGTTTAATGTCGGATGTATAGGTTCAGCATAGGAGAAATCTTGTAGTCCAAGAGGATGATGGCGGCAGTTTAAAATAAGATGTAAAAATAATCTGGAAGGAGCAGCCGTGTGGTGAGTTTTCTAGACCAGAAATTTACATTGTATTctaaatggctttttcctattttgtcTATATTCGTTGCATTGCTTTAGAAGAGGTGAAATGTATCCAttgctatagatagatagatagaacattccTCTCCATTCAGGCATGTTATATTGCAGAGTACAACTTTTGCGCAAATACAGAAGTCGCTGTTGGGGCGTATTCAGACGGCTGGTTTAAAGGGGAGCTTTCACGTCCTCTGACATTGGTGGTATTATAGACCTCTTGGGCTGACGGTGCAGTTTTGATGGAACGTGTCAGATATTGGTGGTGTtggtttcggcactgatatccctccactgtcagaagggtaggCCTTATTGGTCCAGTGTCAGTGGCCTCTTACTGTCGtgggttttctttatttttggaaGCTCTTTAAAAGAAAATGTTCATCAGAAAACTAATAAAGCAGTAGTCACACCACCACAGTGAGTAATGGCCAATGTAAAGGACCACCAACATACAGGTCATGTTctatatttgtccattttcactgacACCTCCATATGCTGCAATGTATGGGGATCCCTCAGGGTGCCTGATGGCCGTGGAAAATGGCCCATGTGCACCTCAGTCGTGTGATTCCCACAGTGAACAATTGGCTGCTAACCATGGAGAATGTGCCCTAGTTAGGGAACCGCAAGTCTCCGTGTTATAGTATGGTATAGACATGCGTGTACTATAATCGTGCTCAGGTCTCCCCTTCCTTGGGGGCGTCCCCTTAGATTttggtcacacacagcagatttgttgtTCCATCTGAATGGGTTTGTATCTGTAACGTGTCCCATTCACATAAAGGGTGCAACCGTAAAAACTTCCCCATCAGACTTGCCAGGTATGAGGTCACCTTTATTCTTGCTGTGTCTCTAGCCCTGTTCTCTATTTTTTGGTATATATAAGTAGTGCATTGTCTCTAGCTCTGCCTATAATGCTCCGATGTGCTGTTCTCTATCATTATACTGCGGTTCTTTGCCATTTCGCAGATTGTTGTCTTCCCATAGACTTGGTATAACTGATGTATAGAAGCTGCAGATCACAGGGAGGCCCCTGCCTGCCATGTATAATCTGCCTTAGTGTAATGTAATGGAGGTTGTTACACttgagaacagagaggaggatgtGCCATGCTGGGCCTCGGCTCTTTCCACATGTTCTTGGATCATCTTGTTTCCTCCCCTCCCCGATGACTTTGTGCACGAGCCTCCATTGTAGTAGCGGGGTCCTGTACCACACACGGGCGCGCTCCCGCCGGCACAGACGCTTTTGTAGGAAGGGAATTCCCTGACAGACAAGAAGGGAGGGTGAACACAGGCCTGGGTTCAGCAGGAGGCCGCTCTGTCCCCAGGTCACTTGAGTATGGCATTAACCCCTTGTTCACCGCAGTAAATCTGCGTTTACGGCTTTTATTTAGGTTGGAGATGTGACATGGGTGCGAGATGGTTCCTGTGGGCATAGAtttatattgtactgtatacatCTTTATCAGTGAGTATCCTAAAAGCGaaatatgaggaggagggggcagatgtATATCTTTACTAGGTCTTAACTAttgagatggggggggggcacatgatTTCCTTTCAGAAAATAGTTAATCATTTCTGGATTAGATTAATGCTCAAAGATGTAAAATAGAAATCTGCCCATGTTGTCGTCCCTTACTAGACTAACGCAAATCTTATCCACACGTTGTAGATTCGGCCAAGTCTGAATCCTAAAAACAGGGGGAATGTAATGGAAAATACAGACcaaatctgcagtgtgtgaatagcATGAAATCCCGTATCAGTCTGCCTTACAATCTTGTTGTACAGACTTTATGTAATGGTTTACTAATATGGGGCCTATGTGGTATTTTTGCTATGGTTTTTACTGAAAATCTCTAAACATTACAGTAGCAGATGGGAAAACAATTACTCGATGTGATCCAAAGCGAACGTCTTCCATAGACAATTAATATTCTGACTTCTCAAATATCTGTGTGAAATATCTGTGTTATAGATGTAGACCAGAATCTTTTCTCCGTCTGCTGAGTGTTGTAAGGCAATTGGTGAAATCACAATCTAGGGATTCACTAAGGATATGTCCAAATGGCTACCGAAGTCAAGAATGTCAtcagtaagagatcagtgggggtccaacacctggaacccCAGCTGTGTGAAGGGTCTGTGACTGTGTGTGAACACTGTACCTCTTCACTCTTTGCATTTTATGCCATCCCATTCATAGCCATGTCATGCGATGGCAACTTTATCACCTAGAAGTGAGTCAGATGAGGTTATTACATTGCAGGATTGCTATGAATCAGACAAaatgcaatgtaaacagtgaagactCAGCTGATcgagggggtcctgggtgttgggccCCCACTGACCTCTTATGGATGTCCTAACCAGAGGACCTATAGAAAGATGTAAGGGGAAAATACACCTAATCTGAGCACCCCCCAATGTTAACCCTTATATGCATGAACACCATAAATTGGAGACCCCTGTGGAGAACTGCTAAGAGGAACCATTTTGGCATGGCTGTGCTCTTCTGTGTGAATCATTGTTACGATTTTGTAGAATTGCTCTAATTTTTCCCTTTCCTCTGAATGCAGGACTTGAGCGTGCGCTATGAATAATTCTCTGGAAAACACCATTACGTTCGAAGAGTATGTCCGCATGAAAGCTCGGACCGTCCCGCAACACAGGATGAAGGAATTCCTGGACTCCTTGGCTGCGAAAGGGCCAGATGCCTTACAAGAGTTCCATCAGCCCCCCACCAGCACTATGGTGTATCAGCAGGGGGcaaactgtatatacacagatagcacagagGTGGCGGGGTCGCTGCTGGAACTGGCCTGCCCTGTGACATCAAGTGTTCAACAACAGACTCAGCAAGAGCAGCAAATCCAAGTGCAGCCCCATCAGGTGCAGGTGACTGAACCTTCTTTCATTTTTTGCTAATAACGTCATCTATTGCAGACTATTCTGACTTGATTTTAGTTTGGATATCTTGAggttgcttaaaggggttctgtAGACTCTCTTTGGGTAACCTTTCTTTTCCCAGCAGATGAATGCAGATTTTACGTATGCCTATTTAGAATATGAACTTATCCATATGGACCAGGATATTCCCCCGATCTGCAGCCCATTCGGGAACTAAATTGTCACTTATTTTATGTACAGCTATAGAACTTCTTTAATAACTCTCAAAGTCCCATTTTATTTGTCACGAATTGAAGCTGCCTGGCCTCCTGAATGCAAGGGTCCAGATTTTCGTATGTCCAGAGATTTTTTTGAGATGTCTGACACTTCTTTTTTATAGCTCACCTCAGAGAGACGTTAGTGGCTGAGTTTCCATTGTTGATTTCAGATTCCCGAAGTGCTCATCCGACCCTGGATCCACCACCCTGCCCCTCAGCTGAATCGAATCAACCTCTCCCCCGAGGGGTCACAGGACTCTGGTATTTCAGAAGATTTGTTGGTTAGTTTCCCAAAGCCAGGCTATTTATATCTAATTCTGCAACTAAATATTCTCCCTCTAAAGCTTTAGACAAATCTCCAAATAACAGATTCATCTTCGGCTCAATGAAAAAGTTTTTGATCCTGAAGAAAATGACTGTTTTGTAGCTTGTGCTTTATGCAAACCTGGCATAAAGCTGAATGCAACACAAGCTTTTCTTATGAGGCATCATAGTATTAATGGTGTTTAATGTCACCTGCATTGGAGGTAGTGGGCATAAGCAATATGTGTATGAACTTACAGAACCAGCGACATTACTGACACCAAATTCCCAGTCAGGGCtcggtcacatctgcgcccgggactccgttctgcaggtttccgtttcctgcacaaagcagggcaggagagggaaacctgccgtcatctttcaaacccattcatttgaatgggtttgaaaagtgtcgcgccggtgagcgttttatgctctctgcagtgaaaccgtttttgttttgttttttaacgagacacagagtcggacatgcagtactctgtgtccgatttaaaaaaaaaaactgttttgctgcggagagcataaaacgctcactggcgctcacggcttgACCCGGTATGACAGGTTTCAGTGTTCTGCTGACAGAAGACTGAGACCTAATACAGagtgccgaatgctggtgtgaactcagcgtcaCTTACATGACACagtctttaaggccggggccacacGGGACAAGTCTGCTGCAGGCAACATCCGACAggtgacctgcctatggcaaatACAGCGGGTTGGCACCTCACTTTTTACTCCTGCAGCTAAAACTTTGCTTTGCAAACCGTGCTTAACACACAGCAAGAAAATGACCACCTGCAGCTAGAAGAcctacagtggcggccaaaaccCCCCGCAATTTTGTACATGTCGCGTGACGTTTTTCAGTCTTATTTCGTATTAGGAGATATACATATCACCTGCAGGGACTCCATTTATACGCATCAAATACATTTGACATAATCCACTGGTGGTGCGTTTTTTTGCCCACCACTATACATTGCGAGACATTTTGTGCTGCAGGTGTTTTAGCAGTGTGTACGGTATATCACAGCTATGCCTTGTGTGGTCCCGGCCCTGAGACGTTTTACAGTAGGATATAATGTTTACCAAAGGGGAGGGATGAGTTAAAAGTAAGAGCAGAACTCCCTTTACCACAGGTCACCTCGACAGCCAGTGGTTGGCTTAGCAGATATTTCTCGCCATTTCCTGTCTGTCCAGCCGGGACCAGGAAGTCGAGACCAATGGGGGACCCATTAAGCAACAGAATGGCGGCAATGTGGAGTTGGTGAAGCTTTCTTTATCCTAGTCTGCTCTTTTGGTAAAGCTTTGGTAAACCACCCCATATATTGGTAGAAGAGCTCGTCATATACAGATCTGCATAATCCCTGCCTCATTGCAGAACAAGTTGTGGGAAAGTCCTACTAAAAATTGCTCCTGGATGCTGAGGTTGAGGTGCAGTTCCTCTTATAGGTTCACTTTTTTAAGAATTTCAGACAAAATAAGTATGACTGGTGGTttgtgtttcccccccccccatctaattaacaaaaaaaaaagagaatacaCAATCTATTTATTCCCATAAAGAGGAGTGCGCAGTCGTTGGATTCGGCACTATGTTCTCTATTTCTTTATCATATTATATAACCCCCTCTTGTCTTCGGGCATCTCTCCCAGAAAGGTCTAATTGTGTTATGAAGTAGAGTAGTGAGAGTGAGATTATAAGCCTGTGCAGATGGATCCAGTTTCGTGTTGACTCAGGCTAATCATTTCCTTCTCTGGTGGTAAACTTCTCTTTGGTGACGGTTGTTTAATCTGCCTTAGTAATACCTGCAACTTTACATATTGTTGCTCTCACCTGTGgttatgtatgtgtatacatttttctaAGTGTGAGGGAAAGCGGGTTAGCCAGTAAAGGCTTGCATTAGAAATTTCAGAGCTGGAGCATCTTTTGTTAAAACTGCTTAGAAATAAAATGACAACTGGGCACTACTACTGCTCTGTTGGGTGCTTTCGGTTAGCCATACATGCGTGTTCAGCCGACAGTTAACTCATTCAGTCTCCTGCATACACATACACGCTTGGCTCCAACAAACTTATGTGTTCTCAATTGGGAGAGGCAGTAAGCTGCCTCCAGACACTTTTGGTGGCAACGTATGTCCTCTAaaacaggggtccccaaccgctgGTCCGTAGACCAGTACCTGGTCCACGGACCAGTATCGGGCCCGCGGGCATATTGCGTACCGGCGGCGAGGGGTCAGCAGCTGCTGTAGAGCTGGCGAGtgcccggggttgagccaggacccgccaaccaacactgacgcttggttgttgctcatcgggataaggtgagcaaagtgcagggttgagccgggacccgctgtatgtccgtgattctagtactatgcaggacatgcagcgggtcttggctccaccccacactcgcctaccaaactttgggcaactacattacacgtcacttgtccatgtgacgtgtaatgtagctgcTTAACACCACAccaccacaccccttcccgcccccactgGGCCATAGGAAAATTGTCTttctgaaactggtccctggtggaaaaagggttggggaccactgctctaTAAACAAAAGGATCAGGCCTATTTAATTTCAATGCCACAATCTCTCCTGACACCTTACATATTAGGTGGCCAGCTGGTCCCAAAGACCACGTGTATGGCGCCTTTATATGTTCTCACGCAGTTGCTACTAATTGGGCAGAGTTTTAGGGGCAAGTCACACTGGCAGCAGGAGCAGTAACACCGAGGTTATCAAGTTATTACTGCATGTCCAGGCCAAATAAAGGGCAATGCAATTGTTTACTGATCCTTTGCAGAGGATTTGTGTATAGTAATGCAGCTCACCGTATATGTTAATAGGGTCCCACAGGTTGTGGCATTGAGAAAGTGTGATACCATATGGTAAGGGTATTAGTCACAcgtcgcagttttttttttttttttttttttgttttttttttggggggggggggggtagcagaAATTTCTGCATCTGGAAATCTGTTCAATGCAGCTGAAAAGCGTTTGCAGGTATCCTTGCTTGGAAAACACCCAAGTCAGATGAGTGGAACTGATGTCCAGCCgtggaaatttctgcaacaaatctgccacgtgTGAATCCACTCTAATATTGCAGCTCTTAGCTGTGACCACCTCCTATTGCCACCTGTAAATATGCCTAAAAAATGTCCTATGGTTTTGTTTTGTAGGccgaaccttaaaggggttatctgggcttAAGCTTTTTATGGCCTTTACTCAGTATgcaccataaatacctgatcaatgAGAGGCTGATCAAAGTCTGATcaactgtatggagccacttctggggtctgtcctataaccctatacagggctagaagcagaaagctccatcactgtatagtggccggacACCATCACTGTCCTCAATGAGACGCCCAGACGCTATACGGGGGGTGAAGTTTTCTGCCTCCAGCCTTTTATATTGTATAGGATGGGCCCCTTTAAATACAaattaaaaggaaaaataaattaaCAGTTTTTTCCACCGAGCAAACCGTGTGCATTATTCATCACCATCTAAAATAATCCTCATCTTTTACGAAAGTGTGAAGATAATTCCAGGATGTTCTGACTTGTTCTCCTGCATTTAACGCTATTAATTGCTATGTGGTTTTTATTCTTCATCTATATGTATTTCTGCATTTATTATCCAATACGAGTCCTCTGCCTTGGTTCTATTAATCAATGGTACCTTGTCTTTTTAGGTGCAGCAGTCTCCCCAGCAGGTGTCTGCCCAGCAGCTCTCACCACAGCTCAATGTCCACCAATCCAATGAGCATCCAATCCAAGTGCAAGTACAGATCCAGGGATCGGCTCAGTCTCAAACGGCACAAAACGCACAGAGCATACAGACTCAGTCCCTTCAGTCCACCAACCCCTCACAGCAGCTTTCCAACTCCCAGTTACAGGTGGCTCAGATCCAGGTGCAGCATGTTCAGCCTGGTCAGCAGATCCAGCCCTCGGACCTTCAGGATGACCACATACAGCACCAACAGATCCAGGCACAGCTGGTGGCAggacagtcagtaggcagtggaattCAGATTCAGGCGCCAGGTGCGCTTTCACCCCCTCCCTCTCAGCAGGGCTCTCCGAGAGAAGGAGAACGGCGATCTAGCACTTCAAGCGTCCTTCAGCCAGTAAAGAAACGTAAGGTGGACATGCCCATTACTTTGTCGTATGCAAtttcagggcagccagttgccgCTGTACTTGCCATTCCACAAGGCCAGCAGCAAAGTTATGTTTCTCTGAGGCCAGACTTGCTGACGGTGGACAGTGCTCACTTATATGGAGCCACAGGTACCATTACAAGTCCCACAGGAGAGACTTGGACCATCCCGGTTTATTCAGCAAACACCCGCAGTGATTTGCAACAGCAAAATATAACTCACATTGCCATCCCTCAAGAGGCTTATAATGCCGTCCATGTCACAGGCTCTCCCACCACTGTGGCTGCTGTAAAATTGGAGGACGAGAAGGACAAAATGGTAAAAAATCATGAGGAAGTTGTTCAGACTCTGGCAAACTCCCTTTTCCCGGCTCAGTTTATGAATGGGAATATTCACATTCCGGTAGCTGTCCAGGCTGTGGCGGGGGCATATCAGAATACAGCACAGACTGTCCACATATGGGACCCTCAGCAGCAGACGGCGCTACATGAGCAGGTGCAGCAACAACAGCATTCACTACAGGTAATCTACAGTGGGGTGCATCTATTTGTGGGGTACTTTGACCTTAGTAATATTTTTTACCCTGTTTAAAATAATTCAGTTGCTACCTGATCCGGTACCACATAGAGTAATTGTACATGCTAAGGTGCAGGATGTACAAGATTGAGGATTctgtagtatactgtataatcTCTCCTGCTTTCAATGTAAAAGTCATGTTCACACACCCAGGATTTAGACATGGACGTCACACTGGAAGGTGCTGTACACCAGGTCTAAAACTTTCCACCAACCCACAGGCTACACACAATGgatgtctgagtgctggggtcaCCTCAGATCAAAATAATGGGATCTCATGtccctaaagctaggttcacacctgtgtgtgGTCTCCATTCAGGGTTTCCACCCCTGGATCAGCTTACAAAATgccttttttgggcagaaacccagcagattccattatagtgtatgggatcagctcgtttctgtgggtaaccgctttgaGGGGATTAGGGACCcagcaaacggaaacccaaacgcaggtgggAACGTAGTGTCAATGGCATGGTGTATGTGCGTGCACATTGCAGCTCTGGTTATGTCTGAGATTGTGGAAGATGGCAGAGTACATTGCTTCACACTCTTCATCAGTCCCATGTT contains:
- the QRICH1 gene encoding transcriptional regulator QRICH1 isoform X2 produces the protein MNNSLENTITFEEYVRMKARTVPQHRMKEFLDSLAAKGPDALQEFHQPPTSTMVYQQGANCIYTDSTEVAGSLLELACPVTSSVQQQTQQEQQIQVQPHQVQVQQSPQQVSAQQLSPQLNVHQSNEHPIQVQVQIQGSAQSQTAQNAQSIQTQSLQSTNPSQQLSNSQLQVAQIQVQHVQPGQQIQPSDLQDDHIQHQQIQAQLVAGQSVGSGIQIQAPGALSPPPSQQGSPREGERRSSTSSVLQPVKKRKVDMPITLSYAISGQPVAAVLAIPQGQQQSYVSLRPDLLTVDSAHLYGATGTITSPTGETWTIPVYSANTRSDLQQQNITHIAIPQEAYNAVHVTGSPTTVAAVKLEDEKDKMVKNHEEVVQTLANSLFPAQFMNGNIHIPVAVQAVAGAYQNTAQTVHIWDPQQQTALHEQVQQQQHSLQAQPVQVAEVEPPPQPSPELMLPNILKPDEGLEVWKNWAQTKNAELEKDSQNRLAPIGRRQLLRFQEDLISSAVAELNYGLCLMTKESRNGEGEPYDPDVLYYIFLCIQKYLCENGRVDDIFSDPYYIKFTEWLHQVLKTFQPRVTPLGFVIPSHVTEEMLWECKQLGAHSPATLLTTLMFFNTKYFLLKTVEQHMRLAFSKVLRQTKKNPSNPKDKSTSIRYLKALGIHQSGQQKGFPVTDDMYAEQTENPENPLRCPIKLYDFYLFKCPQSVKGRNDTFYLTPEPVVAPNSPIWYSTQPISREQMEQMLTRILIVREIQEAIVVASATNMH
- the QRICH1 gene encoding transcriptional regulator QRICH1 isoform X1, which translates into the protein MNNSLENTITFEEYVRMKARTVPQHRMKEFLDSLAAKGPDALQEFHQPPTSTMVYQQGANCIYTDSTEVAGSLLELACPVTSSVQQQTQQEQQIQVQPHQVQIPEVLIRPWIHHPAPQLNRINLSPEGSQDSGISEDLLVQQSPQQVSAQQLSPQLNVHQSNEHPIQVQVQIQGSAQSQTAQNAQSIQTQSLQSTNPSQQLSNSQLQVAQIQVQHVQPGQQIQPSDLQDDHIQHQQIQAQLVAGQSVGSGIQIQAPGALSPPPSQQGSPREGERRSSTSSVLQPVKKRKVDMPITLSYAISGQPVAAVLAIPQGQQQSYVSLRPDLLTVDSAHLYGATGTITSPTGETWTIPVYSANTRSDLQQQNITHIAIPQEAYNAVHVTGSPTTVAAVKLEDEKDKMVKNHEEVVQTLANSLFPAQFMNGNIHIPVAVQAVAGAYQNTAQTVHIWDPQQQTALHEQVQQQQHSLQAQPVQVAEVEPPPQPSPELMLPNILKPDEGLEVWKNWAQTKNAELEKDSQNRLAPIGRRQLLRFQEDLISSAVAELNYGLCLMTKESRNGEGEPYDPDVLYYIFLCIQKYLCENGRVDDIFSDPYYIKFTEWLHQVLKTFQPRVTPLGFVIPSHVTEEMLWECKQLGAHSPATLLTTLMFFNTKYFLLKTVEQHMRLAFSKVLRQTKKNPSNPKDKSTSIRYLKALGIHQSGQQKGFPVTDDMYAEQTENPENPLRCPIKLYDFYLFKCPQSVKGRNDTFYLTPEPVVAPNSPIWYSTQPISREQMEQMLTRILIVREIQEAIVVASATNMH
- the QRICH1 gene encoding transcriptional regulator QRICH1 isoform X3, with amino-acid sequence MNNSLENTITFEEYVRMKARTVPQHRMKEFLDSLAAKGPDALQEFHQPPTSTMVYQQGANCIYTDSTEVAGSLLELACPVTSSVQQQTQQEQQIQVQPHQVQQSPQQVSAQQLSPQLNVHQSNEHPIQVQVQIQGSAQSQTAQNAQSIQTQSLQSTNPSQQLSNSQLQVAQIQVQHVQPGQQIQPSDLQDDHIQHQQIQAQLVAGQSVGSGIQIQAPGALSPPPSQQGSPREGERRSSTSSVLQPVKKRKVDMPITLSYAISGQPVAAVLAIPQGQQQSYVSLRPDLLTVDSAHLYGATGTITSPTGETWTIPVYSANTRSDLQQQNITHIAIPQEAYNAVHVTGSPTTVAAVKLEDEKDKMVKNHEEVVQTLANSLFPAQFMNGNIHIPVAVQAVAGAYQNTAQTVHIWDPQQQTALHEQVQQQQHSLQAQPVQVAEVEPPPQPSPELMLPNILKPDEGLEVWKNWAQTKNAELEKDSQNRLAPIGRRQLLRFQEDLISSAVAELNYGLCLMTKESRNGEGEPYDPDVLYYIFLCIQKYLCENGRVDDIFSDPYYIKFTEWLHQVLKTFQPRVTPLGFVIPSHVTEEMLWECKQLGAHSPATLLTTLMFFNTKYFLLKTVEQHMRLAFSKVLRQTKKNPSNPKDKSTSIRYLKALGIHQSGQQKGFPVTDDMYAEQTENPENPLRCPIKLYDFYLFKCPQSVKGRNDTFYLTPEPVVAPNSPIWYSTQPISREQMEQMLTRILIVREIQEAIVVASATNMH